The segment TGTACAATCATCTCTGCTATTACAGCGTCCACAGTGGCTTTTCCCACCCATGATATGGATCTCGTTACAGGACATGACCCAAGTGTCGAATAAAGGGTAGTACAAGGTAGTAAAACAAACGCTGAGAGAAGAGAAACCGAAGAGAGGTATAGGTACAAGATGTTCAAACACGTAGAGGGAAATGTACAAGTCTAGAAAGACCTAACCCAGACCGACCGTGACCGGATGCAAGACGCCCGCTTTTGCCGCAAAAAAGAAGTAAGACGGAACGAGGAGCTAGCGATTAAAGCGTTTACTGCTTCTTCTCGCCCTCACCCTcgggctgctgctgctgctgctcgccCTGGTTCTGGCTCTCGTTGCGGGCCTTGTGCATCTGGTCGAAGAGGCTCAAAGAAGCGTTCTGGAGCTCGTCGGTCTTCTCCTTGATCTCGGCGGCGGTAGCGGTACCCTCACCAGACTGGCTCTGGGCGATGAACTCGCGCATGGAGGTGATCTTCTCCTTGATCTTCTCGGCCTCGGTCTTGTCAAGACGGTCCTCGAACTCCTTGAGAGCCTTCTCGGTGTCGTTGACGACGGAGTCAGCGCGGTTGGCGGCCTCGATGGCGTTCTTGCGCTCCTTGTCCTGCTCAGCGTAACGCTCAGAGTCCTGGACCATGGACTCAATCTCAGAGTCGGATAGACCAGAGCCGGAAGCGATGGTGATGGACTGGTCCTTGTTGGTGGACTTGTCCTTGGCGTGAACGTGAACAATGGAGTCAGCGTCAATGTCGAAGGTGACCTCGACCTGGGGGACACCACGGTGGGCAGGAGGAATACCAACAAGCTGGAAGTTGCCCAACAGCTTGTTGTCACGGACGAGCTCACGCTCACCCTGGTAGACCTTGATCTCGACAGCGGACTGGAAGTCAGCCGCGGTGGAGAAGACCTGGGACTTCTTGGTGGGAATGGTGGTGTTGCGGTTGATCAGACGGGTGAAGACACCACCGAGGGTCTCGATACCGAGGGACAGGGGGGTGACATCGAGCAGGAGGAGGTCAGTGACCTCACCAGCAAGGACAGCACCCTGGATGGCAGCACCAATGGCGACGGCCTCATCGGGGTTGACAGACTTGGCGGGATCGCGGCCGAAGATGCTCTTGACAGACTCGGTGACCTTGGGCATACGGGTCATGCCACCAACGAGGATGACCTCGGAGATCTCCTTGGCGGAGAGGTTGGCATCCTTCAGAGCCTTGCGGACGGGGTCGATGGTCTTGGAGATGAGGGGATCCATCATCTTCTCGAGCTGAGCACGAGTGAGCTTCTGGTTGATGTGCTTGGGGCCGGAGGCATCGGCAGTGATGAAGGGCAGGTTGATGTCGGTCTGCGAAGAGGAAGACAGCTCGATCTTGGCCTTCTCGGCGGCCTCACGGATACGCTGGATAGCCATGCGGTCGTTGTTCAGATCGATGTTCTGCTCCTTCTTGAACTGCTGGACGAGGTGGCGGACGAGGGTGATGTCGAAGTCCTCACCACCGAGATGGGTGTCACCGTTGGTCGACTTGACCTCGAAGACACCGTTCTGGATCTCGAGGATGGAGATATCGAAGGTACCACCACCAAGATCGTAGACGGCGACGACGTTGTCAGTGGCCTTGTCCAGACCGTAAGCAAGGGCGGCAGCGGTAGGCTCGTTGACGACACGGAGAACGTTGAGACCAGCGATCTGACCGGCGTCCTTGGTGGCCTGACGCTGAGAGTCGTTGAAGTAGGCGGGGACAGTAACGACGGCGTTCTTGACGTTCTTGCCCATGTAGGACTCGGCAGTCTCCTTCATCTTTCCGAGGACGAAGCCACCGACCTGGGAGGGCGAGTACTTCTGTCCCTGGGCCTCGAGCCAGGCATCACCGTTGGTGTGCTGGACGATCTTGTAGGGAACCTGCTGAATGTCCTTCTGGACCTCGGCGTCGGTAAACTTGCGACCGATGAGACGCTTGGTAGCGAAAAGAGTGTTCTCAGGGTTGACGACGGCCTGACGCTTGGCGGCGATACCGACGAGACGCTCGCCCTCCTTTGTGAAGCCAACAACGGAAGGTGTTGTGCGGCCACCTGCAGATGGTGTTAGCTGATGCACTCTCTCGTGGTTGATGAGATGGCAGATGTGATGCAGACGTACCCTCAGAGTTTTCGATGATGCGAGGGACCTTGCCCTCCATGACGGCGACGGCCGAGTTGGTTGTACCCAAATCGATACCGATGACGGAGCCCTTGACCTTCTCCTCGCCGCCCTCAGCATAGCGCGCGAATGTTGTGCTGAAGGGGGCGCGCAGGGTGGGTGTGCGACGGGCAGCAGAGGCCACGCGCGGCGCGAACTGGTGATGAAGTCAGCGACAGCTCAGACGGGCAGCTGGATGCCATGGCGGCGTGGCGACTTACCGTCCGTGATAATCTTGAGGACAACATTATGGGTGTGTGTGAGGCGCTGCTGGAGATGGAAGCAACAAGTGAAGGAATGCGGAAGGGGCGCAATGGGGATGGGTGATGGATTATATGATGGCGATGGGGAGCTTGGACACAGAAAAAGTTCGGAGCGAAGGTTCTGGCACGTTGGCTTGGCAATGCTGTCGCGATCATCGATGGATTCCGAGGTCGCCGCGAGTAACCAGCGTAGCCTGCGTCCGTGCTTCTGGCGCGCAGGGGGGCAAGAATCCACCATGGACGCACGCATCCGTGCGATGCCCTCGATGATGCGCTCGCTGCCAAAATGAGGCGTGTCACACTCTCGTCGAGCCTCTGCGCAATCATCCCGGCGCCGACAGTCGCCActgctggctgctggctgctggctgttggctgctggctgctggctgctgttGATGGCTGCTGTTGATGGCATTGGACGAGGCTGTTCATCGCATGGCCGGCGCAGTGTGGCGCATGGCTCTGGCTGTGCCTTGGAGGCTTGGAGCTCGCTCAGCTCTTGTGTCTGTCGCGTGTGGGGAAGCCGGCTTCAATGCGCGCTGGAGGCACAACACCGACCTTAGCAAACTTCGCACCTACATCCTTCGCAGCACGCCTCGCCACCCGTGCAATCCTCCTGTGCCCTCTGTAGACCTCCCCCAACTTCATACAACCCCCGTTTTCCTCCTTCTCCTACGGCTGCCTGTCATCTTAGCGCGCCGCGTGTGACGTACAGCTCTCTGGCACCAGAACCGCTTGTTCTGCGCCTGCGACCGCAGAGACATGCAGCGGCCCACCTGACTGCGAAACATGACTGTCGATGACTTTCTGTAGGCCCCCGCAACCGCCTCTGCGCTGCATGGAATGCTAACGGCAGCAGGAGTCGCGACACGGACGCCTTCGTGCTGCCCTCCAAGTCGTACTATCCCACCAAGATTCCTATTGCGTGAGCCGCCCACGACTCGACTTGCTGCCAGGGCGCCAGGCTGATGGGCGCAGACATTACCAGCTACGACACTTCATTAGCTCGCCGGAGCAAGACCTCATCTACTATGCGAGCGGCTGCGACGTCTACTGCCTCAATGCAGCCACACAGACCCAGGCACACCTGACGACACTGCCCTTCGAGGCGCGCTGCACCGCATCAGCTCACGGCTATGTCTGTGTAGGAGGCGCAGACGATGGCAACTTTGCTGCCATCAAGGTCGCTGGCTTCCCTCCTGTAGACGACGCCGACGTGGACGCCTCATTGCCTCTCGACTTTGAGTATCGCTTCTCCCGTCCCCCACTGCTCGGTACCGCGCACCGCATACGCCTTGAAAAGATTGGAGAGGACATCGTCAACTCGATATCGATACACAGGCTGCctgccaccaccaccgacgGTCGCGACGATGTAGTAGCCGTACTTACCAACAACGACAAATCGGTGCGAGTCTACTCGCTGGTCGACAACCTGGAGCTATGTTGCATAGACTTGCCAATCGCCATGAACCACGCCACCATCTCGCCTGATGGCAAGTTCCTCGTAGCGGTCGGTGACCAGCAAACTGGCTTCTTCTTCGAACGATATCTTCCTGGACCGGAGAGAGGCAACTGGAGAGAGCCTAATGGGCGAATCACCTCGGTCCCATCAGAATGGAAGCTGTTCGAGGAAGTGGCATTGTACGTACCATCGAATCAGGCTGCTGAAGGATACTTTACCACGGCATGGTCACCCTCAGGCCGTCTGTGCGCCGTTGGCTCCGAGTGTGGCTACATTACAGTGTTTGACGTCGATTACCTAAAAGTGACCGAGTACGGAGAGGATGCCATACTCCAAGTAATCAGCTCAACGAGACCGGACGTATGCACAAGTGCTGGCGCAGTGCGGACGATGCAGTTCTCCCCAGCGCCATGGGACTTCTTAATCTGGAGCGAAGATCAAGGCAGAGTATGCGTTGCCGACCTACGCTCTGGCCTCAAGGTGAAGCAGGTACTTACCCTAGACCCAAAGGAGGAGGGCATCAACAAGGTGGAGATTGCCGATTTTGACTTGAGTCTCAACCCGCAAATGTCTGAGTTGCGTAGGGAAGCCGACTTCATTCGCAGATATCGCCGGGCGCTGGACTCTGAAGGGACACAGGCAGCGGTCGACGCTGCGAATGAATACTTCGAAGCAGATTCTGAGCGACAAAGAACGCTTCGGCGACTTGGGGTGGTCGAGTCGGATAACGATCCGCATGGACTGTCAACCGAAGAGCGGCGAATCCTCGAGACTTTGCGAACGTCACGTCACACCCTGGAAGCACGGCAACCAGGCATCAGACCCAGGAGTATCAACTACACAACGGCAAGCCATGTGGAAGCTGCACGGTATGATGCGCGCGAACGCACCAGGCTTGGCTTGCGAGCTAACATTCTGCTCAGGGAAAGGGCGGCTGCAGCCCGTGATTTGCCTTCTGACTTGCTAGATGAGCTTCTCTCAGAGAGCCTTCGACCCACAAACCGCTTACTCGGAGAGCGAACAGCACCTCGGCGTCAAGCTTCCGTTGTCGTTTCCATCAACGAAGGAACCGTCAATGTGCCACCTCATGCACAAACCAACATCACAGACGCTGCCACCACAAGGTCGCCAAACGCAATTGTTGCGCACACACGTAGCGAGGTTATCAATTCAACAGACGACGCCTGGCGCACCATCGAAGCAGCTCTTGCTAGCCAAGCACGTGCTGCCAACAACACAGCCCGTACCAGCGCATCCATTTTGGCTGCCAGCAACGCAAATCCAACGGCCCCCGAGCTACGCAGTGAAATGCGGCGTCTTCGCCAGCTCACGCAAATGCGCGAACGTCTTCGCAACGCACGCGCCAGCCAGCCTTCGACAGAGACGTACGAGTTCAGCTTGGGTTTTCGGAGACCAAGCCGCAGCACGCACAACTCAAGCCAGGGTGTGCGTACAGCCGGCCTGGCCATGAGTCAGGACGGTCGAACACTGTACTGTGGTACTGAGGAGGGCATCTTTGAGTTCAAGATGAACCTGCACGCTCGGAAAGGCTTTCCTGCCATCAGTCCCCGGTGAGAGGTGCGAGCGTCAAGTGACTCCAAAATGATGTCGTTTCTTCCTAGTGAATCTTTAATTTCTACATTTCGGCGTGGGCGGCGTTGGATTCTACTAAGCGTTGGCGTATTGTGGTCGGCGCGCGGCTGGTTACAACGAACGAACACTGCCACTTTGTGTGTATCTTTCTATGGCTGAATAACTGGCGAGAGCGGCTTAACTAGCACATCCCAGGCAGGACATAGGTATTGCCTGGTACAACGTAGCCATCAAAACGAAGGCGTTCTTCGATACAGCTTATGCTTCTCTCGACTTGAAGGAGTGATGCAACACAGCACGTAGAAGACTCGCGCTGGTGTCGGCCCTGGGCTGGGCTAGACTCGGGGTAATCGGCCTCGATCTGGGGTAAATGCTCACCGCCGAACGTCGGACCATCGCAACAAGCATGAGAACTGCCGACGAACCAGATTCCAGCAAAATGGCGCAATGACTCCACGTCAAGCACGCCTGCGCTAATGTACCTTGCAGAATGACTTGACTGTTGCTCCTTATTGATGTACCCTTTGTCTTCCCTACCTACAATACCGCCATCTCAATCACACTCTGAATATTCTGTCTTGTTCAGAGGCGAATTGCATTGCATCACTACCGATAGCGGACTCGATTTGACAAGCGAAGAACGAGACGCCACAAGATCATTCGAGCCAGTCCGTCCCTCGGACGCACAACCACAGCAACCATGGCTGGTGAAAGTTCCAAGGGCAAGGGCCCAGTCCTCGACATTGACGGCCACAACCTGCCTCCCTCACCGGCACCCAGCACGCCCCGCAGTGCAGGCAGGAAGTATGCCCTTGCGACCGAGCTTGTCTACACCGAGAGCACCGATCAGTACAACGCCAGCTCCGTCCCCATCTACCAGGTATGTGGCTGTCTGTCACAGCGATTGCCGTTGCAATTGCGACTGCACCAATTGGCTGGAAACGAGTGCTGACTGACGTGTGCAGTCCGCAACCTTCAAGCAGACCTCGGcgagcggcggcggcagcgagtATGACTACACGCGCTCTGGCAATCCTACACGAACCCACCTCGAGCGACACCTGGCCAAGATCATGAACGCGAACCGCGTACTCGTCGTTGGATCCGGCATGGGTGCCCTTGACGTCATCACGCGCCTGCTGCGACCGGGCGATGAAGTAGTAACCGGCGACGACTTGTACGGAGGAACCAACCGACTGCTGAAGTACCTCTCGACACACGGCGGCATCATCGTCCACCACGTAGACACGACGAACCCAGAGGCGGTGCGCAGCGTCGTCAACAGCAAGACCGCCATGGTCCTGCTCGAAACACCCACCAACCCCCTCATCAAGATCTGCGACATCCCCGCCATCGCACGCATGTCCCACGATGCAAACCCCGCTGCCGTCGTCTGCGTAGATAACACCATGATGTCGCCTATGCTGATGAACCCCCTTGATCTCGGCGCAGATGTCGTTTACGAATCGGGCACCAAATACCTCTCTGGCCACCACGACCTCAT is part of the Ascochyta rabiei chromosome 21, complete sequence genome and harbors:
- a CDS encoding Cystathionine beta-lyase; the encoded protein is MAGESSKGKGPVLDIDGHNLPPSPAPSTPRSAGRKYALATELVYTESTDQYNASSVPIYQSATFKQTSASGGGSEYDYTRSGNPTRTHLERHLAKIMNANRVLVVGSGMGALDVITRLLRPGDEVVTGDDLYGGTNRLLKYLSTHGGIIVHHVDTTNPEAVRSVVNSKTAMVLLETPTNPLIKICDIPAIARMSHDANPAAVVCVDNTMMSPMLMNPLDLGADVVYESGTKYLSGHHDLMAGVIAINDSALSDRLYFTINASGCGLSPFDSWLLLRGIKTLGVRMEKQQANTMRIATFLESHGFKVRYPGLKSHPQYDLHWSMARGAGAVLSFETGDVTVSERIVESAKIWAISVSFGCVNSLISMPCRMSHASIDEKTRRERSMPEDIIRLCVGIEDADDLIDDLSRALVQAGAVNLTTENFSAVKLSSAAEDLPAVAPATED
- a CDS encoding Hsp70 ATPase ssc1, yielding MLSSRLSRTFAPRVASAARRTPTLRAPFSTTFARYAEGGEEKVKGSVIGIDLGTTNSAVAVMEGKVPRIIENSEGGRTTPSVVGFTKEGERLVGIAAKRQAVVNPENTLFATKRLIGRKFTDAEVQKDIQQVPYKIVQHTNGDAWLEAQGQKYSPSQVGGFVLGKMKETAESYMGKNVKNAVVTVPAYFNDSQRQATKDAGQIAGLNVLRVVNEPTAAALAYGLDKATDNVVAVYDLGGGTFDISILEIQNGVFEVKSTNGDTHLGGEDFDITLVRHLVQQFKKEQNIDLNNDRMAIQRIREAAEKAKIELSSSSQTDINLPFITADASGPKHINQKLTRAQLEKMMDPLISKTIDPVRKALKDANLSAKEISEVILVGGMTRMPKVTESVKSIFGRDPAKSVNPDEAVAIGAAIQGAVLAGEVTDLLLLDVTPLSLGIETLGGVFTRLINRNTTIPTKKSQVFSTAADFQSAVEIKVYQGERELVRDNKLLGNFQLVGIPPAHRGVPQVEVTFDIDADSIVHVHAKDKSTNKDQSITIASGSGLSDSEIESMVQDSERYAEQDKERKNAIEAANRADSVVNDTEKALKEFEDRLDKTEAEKIKEKITSMREFIAQSQSGEGTATAAEIKEKTDELQNASLSLFDQMHKARNESQNQGEQQQQQPEGEGEKKQ